The following are encoded in a window of Amycolatopsis solani genomic DNA:
- a CDS encoding S53 family peptidase, with amino-acid sequence MRRSSTLLLSLAVVGGLTGTLPATASAQGRQDIPQSHPLWANAQAKVADTAPAAKLSFRVYLNQRDNAGAEALAQAVSDPDSKTYRQYLSPDQVRDRFAASDATVNAVKSWLTGNGFSIGEVPSNRAYVEATGTAGQTQQAFDVKLAKYKVKGQTLRAADKNLSVPANLANDVLGVVGVDQATNLFKPDHATGSGTPSDVAPGPGFRNARPCSAYYGEKIDTTDPAYNGKQLPYAPCGYTPAQLRSAYGVDKVGADGKGTTIAIVDAFASPTIYADASTYAKKNDPQHPLKQSQFKQHVFPANPVLEPPDQCDAAGWYGEETLDVEAAHGLAPGADILYVGGESCEDNALDVALNYVIAGHKADIVSNSYGDTGEDIPADEVKVFNQISLQAVLEGIGVYFSSGDNGDEVARLGTPSPDFSASAPWITAVGGTSIAIGKDGKRIFETGWETSKSSLAGGVYGPANYTSGSGGGTSRLFEQPFYQKGVVPDALSTKNQTGHKKGRVVPDISAIGDPNTGFLVGQTQTFPDGAYYDQYRIGGTSLASPVFAGIMAVADSFDHFHHGFINPVIYKLTSRTAAISDVKHVDAAVERVDYANSVDASGGLLTSVRTLDYQGLTIHTTPGYDDVTGLGTPNGLLFLLLV; translated from the coding sequence GTGCGAAGAAGCTCCACCCTGCTCCTTTCGCTCGCGGTGGTGGGTGGCCTGACCGGCACCCTGCCGGCGACGGCGTCCGCGCAGGGGCGTCAGGACATTCCGCAGTCGCACCCGTTGTGGGCGAACGCGCAGGCGAAGGTCGCCGACACCGCGCCCGCCGCGAAGCTGAGCTTCCGGGTCTACCTGAACCAGCGCGACAACGCCGGTGCCGAGGCGCTGGCCCAGGCCGTGTCCGATCCGGACAGCAAGACCTACCGCCAGTACCTGAGCCCCGACCAGGTGCGCGACCGGTTCGCCGCGAGCGACGCGACCGTGAACGCCGTGAAGTCGTGGCTGACCGGCAACGGCTTCAGCATCGGCGAGGTGCCCTCGAACCGCGCCTACGTCGAAGCGACCGGCACCGCGGGCCAGACGCAGCAGGCGTTCGACGTCAAGCTGGCCAAGTACAAGGTCAAGGGCCAGACGCTGCGCGCCGCCGACAAGAACCTGTCGGTGCCGGCGAACCTGGCCAACGACGTCCTCGGCGTCGTCGGTGTCGACCAGGCCACCAACCTGTTCAAGCCGGACCACGCCACCGGTTCCGGGACGCCGTCCGACGTCGCGCCCGGCCCCGGCTTCCGCAACGCGCGGCCGTGCAGCGCCTACTACGGCGAGAAGATCGACACCACCGATCCCGCCTACAACGGCAAGCAGCTGCCCTACGCCCCCTGCGGCTACACCCCGGCCCAGCTGCGCTCGGCCTACGGTGTCGACAAGGTCGGCGCGGACGGCAAGGGCACCACGATCGCCATCGTGGACGCGTTCGCCTCGCCGACCATCTACGCCGACGCGAGCACGTACGCCAAGAAGAACGACCCGCAGCACCCGCTGAAGCAGAGCCAGTTCAAGCAGCACGTCTTCCCGGCGAACCCGGTTCTCGAGCCGCCGGACCAGTGCGACGCGGCGGGCTGGTACGGCGAGGAAACCCTCGACGTCGAGGCCGCCCACGGTCTCGCGCCGGGCGCCGACATCCTGTACGTCGGCGGTGAGTCCTGTGAGGACAACGCCCTCGACGTGGCGCTGAACTACGTGATCGCCGGCCACAAGGCCGACATCGTGTCGAACTCCTACGGCGACACCGGCGAGGACATCCCGGCCGACGAGGTCAAGGTGTTCAACCAGATCTCGCTGCAGGCGGTGCTCGAGGGCATCGGCGTCTACTTCTCCTCGGGTGACAACGGCGACGAGGTCGCGCGCCTCGGCACGCCGTCGCCGGACTTCTCCGCCTCGGCGCCGTGGATCACCGCGGTCGGCGGCACGTCCATCGCGATCGGCAAGGACGGCAAGCGGATCTTCGAGACCGGCTGGGAGACCAGCAAGTCCTCGCTGGCAGGCGGTGTCTACGGCCCGGCCAACTACACCAGCGGTTCCGGTGGCGGCACGAGCCGGCTGTTCGAGCAGCCCTTCTACCAGAAGGGCGTCGTGCCGGACGCGCTGTCCACGAAGAACCAGACCGGCCACAAGAAGGGCCGGGTCGTCCCGGACATCTCGGCGATCGGCGACCCGAACACCGGCTTCCTGGTCGGCCAGACGCAGACCTTCCCGGACGGCGCCTACTACGACCAGTACCGGATCGGCGGCACGAGCCTCGCGTCGCCGGTGTTCGCTGGCATCATGGCGGTGGCCGACAGCTTCGACCACTTCCACCACGGCTTCATCAACCCCGTGATCTACAAGCTGACCTCCCGCACCGCGGCGATCAGCGACGTGAAGCACGTGGACGCCGCGGTGGAGCGGGTCGACTACGCCAACTCGGTCGACGCTTCCGGTGGTCTGCTCACCTCGGTGCGCACGCTCGACTACCAGGGCCTGACCATCCACACCACCCCCGGCTACGACGACGTGACGGGTCTCGGCACGCCCAACGGCCTGCTGTTCCTGCTGCTCGTCTAG
- a CDS encoding ROK family transcriptional regulator, with amino-acid sequence MPASAGALFELVRTGQATTRKALLTHSGLSRSTLTARLDQLQAAGLLVEGGLEDSTGGRPARHLRFDDQHAVVLAASIDTTHAEAAVTDLSGRRLATRAGELRVADGPEPVLDRIAEWFEAMLADVGRPVCGVGLSVPGPVEPGRARVTRPPIMPGWDGYPIDAHLGARFGAPVLVDNDANLMALGEHRARYPDSAALVVVKVSTGIGAGLVVGGEVYRGIDGGAGDIGHIRLPGHPDAPCLCGSLGCLAAVASGRALAARLTELGLPTTSGSGVRERLVAGEPAAIRLAEIAGRQVGEVLATLVCVVNPGVLVVAGDLAEPHFVAGVREELYRRALPRATQNLRVEIGGRGDAIGGAVAMVVDAVFAPAAVDRRLGDGRSAVTEWTVPSGRTTRL; translated from the coding sequence ATGCCGGCCAGTGCCGGGGCGCTGTTCGAGCTGGTCAGGACCGGTCAGGCGACCACGCGGAAGGCCCTGCTCACGCACAGCGGGCTGTCCCGCTCGACCCTCACCGCCCGCCTGGACCAGCTCCAAGCGGCCGGTCTGCTCGTCGAAGGCGGCCTGGAGGACTCGACCGGCGGCCGCCCGGCGCGGCACCTGCGCTTCGACGACCAGCACGCCGTCGTCCTCGCCGCGAGCATCGACACGACGCACGCCGAGGCCGCGGTCACCGACCTGTCCGGACGGCGGCTGGCCACCCGCGCCGGCGAACTGCGGGTCGCCGACGGCCCGGAACCGGTGCTCGACCGGATCGCCGAGTGGTTCGAGGCGATGCTGGCCGACGTCGGACGGCCGGTGTGCGGCGTGGGCCTTTCCGTGCCGGGCCCGGTCGAACCCGGCCGCGCCCGGGTCACGCGGCCGCCGATCATGCCGGGCTGGGACGGCTACCCGATCGACGCGCACCTCGGCGCCCGCTTCGGCGCCCCCGTGCTGGTCGACAACGACGCGAACCTGATGGCGCTGGGCGAGCACCGCGCCCGGTACCCGGACTCGGCCGCGCTGGTCGTGGTGAAGGTGTCCACCGGCATCGGCGCCGGCCTGGTCGTCGGCGGCGAGGTCTACCGCGGCATCGACGGCGGCGCGGGCGACATCGGCCACATCCGCCTGCCCGGCCACCCGGACGCGCCCTGCCTGTGCGGCTCGCTCGGCTGCCTCGCGGCGGTCGCCAGCGGGCGCGCCCTCGCCGCGCGCCTGACGGAACTGGGCTTGCCGACGACGTCGGGCTCGGGCGTGCGGGAACGGCTCGTCGCGGGTGAGCCGGCCGCGATCCGGCTCGCCGAAATCGCCGGGCGGCAGGTGGGGGAGGTGCTCGCGACGCTGGTGTGCGTGGTGAACCCGGGGGTGCTCGTGGTCGCCGGCGACCTCGCCGAGCCGCACTTCGTCGCCGGGGTGCGCGAGGAGCTCTACCGGCGGGCGCTGCCCCGGGCGACGCAGAACCTGCGCGTCGAAATCGGCGGCCGCGGTGACGCGATCGGCGGCGCGGTGGCGATGGTCGTCGACGCGGTGTTCGCGCCGGCCGCGGTGGATCGCCGGCTCGGCGACGGCCGAAGTGCCGTCACGGAGTGGACTGTCCCGAGTGGACGGACCACCCGACTTTAG
- a CDS encoding MGH1-like glycoside hydrolase domain-containing protein produces MDVTRAAAILDGNWLGSSTVPSRTLYPHQWSWDSAFIAIGLRHLAPERARRELLTLFSAQWRDGRVPHILFNPDTPPEAYFPGPGFWRAGRTSGLIQPPVHARAVLAVHESAPDLEFLATLYPKLRAWHAYLLGSRDAGGRGLAAIVHPWESGMDNSPAWDGPLARVTPSTGFVRRDLAHGATADRPSDEDYGRYVRLAADYRDSGYRDFGEFVVEDPGFNALLADAELALASIADELGLPAAAARHRESAARVAKALQDTLWDNGFFFARDVRTGALTPQYTCAGLLPLVLPDLAVAPALLATATGPRFALGRVHGIPSHDLTAPDFDPARYWRGPSWANVGWLVHRGLLAHGEHALAAGLRDDLVTTAAATDFAEYCNPLTGAGHGTRTFSWTAALALDLLVS; encoded by the coding sequence ATGGATGTAACACGAGCCGCGGCCATCCTCGACGGCAACTGGCTCGGTTCGTCGACCGTGCCCTCGCGGACGCTCTACCCCCACCAGTGGAGCTGGGACTCGGCGTTCATCGCGATCGGCCTGCGCCACCTGGCGCCCGAGCGGGCGCGGCGCGAGCTGCTGACGCTGTTCTCCGCGCAGTGGCGCGACGGCCGCGTGCCGCACATCCTCTTCAACCCGGACACCCCGCCCGAGGCGTACTTCCCGGGGCCCGGCTTCTGGCGCGCCGGGCGGACGTCCGGGCTGATCCAGCCGCCGGTGCACGCGCGCGCGGTGCTGGCCGTGCACGAATCCGCGCCCGACCTCGAGTTCCTGGCCACGCTGTACCCGAAACTGCGGGCCTGGCACGCATACTTGCTGGGCTCACGCGACGCCGGCGGGCGCGGACTCGCCGCGATCGTGCACCCGTGGGAGTCCGGAATGGACAACAGCCCGGCGTGGGACGGGCCGCTGGCGCGCGTCACGCCGTCGACCGGGTTCGTCCGCCGCGACCTGGCGCACGGCGCCACCGCCGACCGGCCGAGCGACGAGGACTACGGCCGCTACGTCCGGCTGGCCGCGGACTACCGCGACAGCGGCTACCGGGACTTCGGCGAGTTCGTCGTGGAGGACCCCGGCTTCAACGCCCTGCTGGCCGACGCCGAACTGGCACTGGCGTCGATCGCGGACGAGCTGGGCCTCCCGGCGGCCGCGGCCCGCCACCGCGAATCGGCGGCGCGCGTCGCGAAGGCGTTGCAGGACACGCTGTGGGACAACGGCTTCTTCTTCGCCCGCGACGTCCGCACCGGCGCGCTGACCCCGCAGTACACGTGCGCGGGCCTGCTGCCGCTGGTACTGCCGGACCTGGCGGTCGCCCCGGCCCTGCTGGCCACGGCCACCGGCCCCCGCTTCGCCCTCGGCCGCGTCCACGGCATCCCGAGCCACGACCTGACCGCCCCGGACTTCGACCCGGCCCGCTACTGGCGCGGCCCGTCATGGGCCAACGTCGGCTGGCTGGTTCACCGAGGCCTCCTCGCCCACGGCGAACACGCCCTGGCCGCCGGCCTGCGCGACGACTTGGTGACAACGGCGGCGGCGACGGACTTCGCGGAGTACTGCAACCCGCTGACCGGCGCGGGCCACGGCACCCGCACGTTCAGCTGGACGGCGGCACTGGCTCTGGATCTGCTGGTTTCGTGA